One window from the genome of Maylandia zebra isolate NMK-2024a linkage group LG18, Mzebra_GT3a, whole genome shotgun sequence encodes:
- the rasal2 gene encoding ras GTPase-activating protein nGAP isoform X6 → MDFPEVSSERSPRRRSISGLGSSEKSVAVDNPNTSPFKVPGFFSKRLKGSIKRTRSQTKLDRNTSFRLPSIRPADADRSRVLPKLKESSSHESLLSPGSAVEALDLSMEEDVFIKPLHSSILGQEFCFEVTYSGGSKCFSCTSASERDKWMENLRRTIQPNKDNCRRAENLLRLWIIEAKDLPPKKKYFCELCLDDVLYARTTSKTRHDSLFWGEYFDFSSLPGVHSITVHIYRDVDKKKKKDKNNYVGLVNIPVASVTGRQFVEKWYPVSTPTTSKGKGGGPSIRIKSRFQTISILPMEQYKEFAEFVTNNYTMLCSVLEPVISVKNKEEMACALVHILQSTGRAKDFLTDLVMSEVDRCADHDVLIFRENTLATKAIEEYLKLVGQKYLHDALGEFIKALYESDENCEVDPSRCSTGDLAEHQSNLKMCCELAFCKIINSYCVFPRELKEVFASWKQQCVARGHQQDISKRLISASLFLRFLCPAIMSPSLFNLMQEYPDDRTSRTLTLIAKVIQNLANFTKFGNKEEYMAFMNDFLEHEWAGMMRFLSEISNPETLTNTPGFEGYIDLGRELSVLHALLWEVISQLDKGENSFLQATIAKLGPLPRILGDITRCLAAPTPVQQQLRRFQDHSSAHNISGSLSSGLQRIFEDPSDSRSEVRSLQTPVRGQRPLLPQQHPSNHTSFSDQEERDTLLPNGRSISLVDLQDAQSLHGHAGPPPHHEAPPRLSRVGSQASVGHAVAPVTYSHSNPLTPQPAPHQAKVPPRDGQPQSAPQVRRPLHASVSQQRSLQPLSFQNPVYHLSNPAHSTTTRSAHSLRQDSSSENLSTESSHNSHSNSDDFGSQVGGKGRAPSNSSLDEVGSRRSTQSEDCSTPRRHALQDLPPGTATAVAIPRQSTTAGTAHIIKVEQQSKGGGARTPRSAAHSASLRSSSSANTEPTPTPAAGIINRQPSTCSVENVAPPPKSTTKQMPQVASPVEAVAVAMSPVERTAAWVLNNGQYEEEGGERSREEGRNTEKYELEISRLKERLRVSGRRLEEYERRLLAQEQQMQKLLHEYKNRLEDSEERLRRQQEEKDTQMKSIICRLMAVEEELRRDHAEMQAVIEAKQKIIDAQEKRIGSLDAANSRLMAALTQVKERYSTPNLRNGLSPSNPTKLSITENGEFKNSSC, encoded by the exons AAGTTTCTTCGGAGAGATCTCCGAGGAGGAGGAGTATTTCCGGTTTGGGGAGCTCGGAGAAGAGCGTCGCAGTCGACAATCCAAACACGTCTCCGTTCAAAGTGCCG GGGTTTTTCAGTAAACGTCTTAAAGGCTCCATCAAAAGGACGAGGAGTCAGACCAAACTGGACAGAAACACCAGCTTCAGACTGCCCTCCATCCGGCCCGCCGATGCCGACAG ATCTCGCGTGCTTCCCAAGCTGAAGGAGTCGAGCTCCCATGAGTCTTTGCTGAGCCCGGGCAGCGCGGTGGAGGCTCTGGACCTGAGCATGGAGGAGGACGTGTTCATCAAGCCTCTGCACAGCAGCATCCTGGGACAGGAGTTCTGCTTCGAG GTGACGTACTCGGGCGGCAGCAAGTGTTTCAGCTGCACGTCGGCCTCAGAGAGAGACAAGTGGATGGAGAACCTGAGGAGGACGATTCAGCCCAACAAG GACAACTGCCGGCGTGCCGAGAACCTGCTGCGACTCTGGATCATCGAAGCCAAAGACCTGCCGCCTAAGAAGAAATATTTCTGCGAGCTGTGTCTGGACGACGTCCTGTACGCCCGGACCACCAGCAAGACCCGCCACGACAGCCTGTTCTGGGGCGAGTACTTTGACTTCTCCAGCCTACCCGGCGTGCACAGCatcaccgtgcacatctaccgCGACGtggacaagaagaagaaaaaggacaaGAACAACTACGTGGGCCTGGTCAACATCCCGGTGGCGAGCGTGACGGGCCGGCAGTTCGTGGAGAAGTGGTACCCGGTGAGCACGCCCACCACCAGCAAGGGCAAAGGCGGCGGGCCGTCGATCCGCATCAAGTCGcgcttccagaccatctccatCCTGCCCATGGAGCAGTACAAGGAGTTCGCCGAGTTCGTCACCAACAACTACACCATGCTGTGCTCGGTGCTCGAGCCCGTCATCAGCGTGAAGAACAAGGAGGAGATGGCGTGCGCGCTGGTCCACATCCTGCAGAGCACGGGCAGGGCAAAG gacTTCCTGACAGACCTGGTGATGTCAGAGGTGGATCGATGCGCCGACCACGACGTCCTGATCTTCAGGGAGAACACGCTGGCCACCAAGGCCATCGAGGAGTATCTGAAGCTGGTGGGACAGAAATACCTGCACGACGCGCTGG GCGAGTTCATTAAAGCTCTGTACGAGTCGGACGAGAACTGCGAGGTGGACCCGAGCCGATGCTCCACCGGAGACCTGGCCGAACATCAGAGCAACCTGAAGATGTGCTGCGAGCTGGCCTTCTGCAAGATTATCAACTCCTACTG CGTGTTTCCTCGTGAGCTGAAGGAAGTGTTCGCCTCGTGGAAGCAGCAGTGCGTCGCCCGCGGCCACCAGCAGGACATCAGCAAGCGCCTCATCAGCGCCTCGCTCTTCCTGCGCTTCCTCTGCCCCGCCATCATGTCGCCCTCGCTCTTCAACCTCATGCAGGAGTATCCCGACGACCGAACGTCCCGCACGCTCACGCTCATCGCCAAAGTCATCCAGAACCTCGCCAACTTCACCAA GTTTGGAAACAAGGAGGAGTACATGGCCTTCATGAACGACTTCCTGGAGCACGAATGGGCGGGGATGATGCGTTTCCTGTCGGAGATTTCCAACCCGGAGACGCTGACCAACACGCCGGGGTTCGAGGGCTACATCGACCTCGGCCGCGAGCTGTCCGTCCTGCACGCCCTCCTGTGGGAGGTCATCTCTCAGCTCGACAAG GGTGAAAATTCCTTCCTGCAGGCCACCATAGCGAAGCTGGGCCCGCTGCCGAGGATTCTGGGAGATATCACTCGCTGCCTGGCCGCTCCAACGCCCGTCCAGCAGCAGCTGCGACGCTTCCAGGACcacagctccgcccacaacatcAGCGGCAGCCTGTCGTCGGGATTGCAACGAATCTTTGAGGACCCCAGTGACAG CCGCAGCGAGGTTCGCAGTCTGCAGACACCAGTTCGGGGTCAGCGCCCCCTGTTGCCTCAGCAGCATCCCTCCAACCACACCAGCTTCTCCGACCAGGAGGAGCGCGACACGCTGCTGCCCAACGGTCGCAGCATCTCTCTGGTTGACCTGCAGGACGCTCAGAGCCTCCACGGCCACGCGGGGCCCCCGCCACACCACGAGGCCCCGCCCCGTCTCAGCAGGGTTGGCTCGCAGGCCTCCGTCGGACATGCCGTTGCCCCGGTTACCTACTCCCACTCCAACCCTCTCACACCTCAGCCGGCACCACACCAGGCCAAAGTCCCGCCCAGAGATGGACAGCCACAGAGCGCTCCGCAGGTGAGGCGGCCGCTGCACGCCTCCGTCAGTCAGCAGCGCAGCCTGCAGCCGCTCTCGTTCCAGAACCCCGTCTACCACCTAAGTAACCCCGCCCACAGCACGACAACACGCTCCGCCCACTCGCTGCGGCAGGACTCCAGCTCCGAGAACCTGAGCACCGAGAGCTCCCACAACAGCCACAGCAACTCTGACGACTTCGGCAGCCAGGTGGGGGGCAAAGGTCGCGCGCCGTCCAACAGCAGCCTGGACGAGGTGGGCAGCAGGCGGAGCACGCAGAGCGAGGACTGCTCTACGCCACGCCGCCATGCCCTGCAAGACCTCCCACCCGGCACCGCCACAGCGGTCGCCATCCCTCGTCAGAGCACAACAGCAGGCACCGCCCACATCATAAAGGTGGAGCAGCAGAGCAAAGGGGGCGGGGCAAGGACGCCACGGTCCGCTGCACACAGCGCCTCActgcgcagcagcagcagcgccaACACCGAGCCAACGCCCACCCCTGCCGCTGGCATCATCAACCGCCAACCGTCCACCTGCTCTGTGGAGAACGTGGCTCCGCCCCCAAAGAGCACCACCAAGCAGATGCCACAG GTGGCGTCTCCAGTGGAGGCGGTGGCGGTGGCGATGTCTCCCGTGGAGAGGACGGCGGCATGGGTCCTAAACAACGGCCAGtacgaggaggagggaggggagaggagcAGGGAGGAGGGCAGGAACACAGAGAAG tACGAGCTGGAGATCTCTCGGCTGAAGGAGCGCCTGCGCGTGTCCGGGCGGCGCCTCGAGGAGTACGAGCGGCGGCTGCTCGCTCAGGAGCAGCAGATGCAGAAGCTGCTGCACGAGTACAAAAACCGGCTGGAGGACAGCGAGGAGCGACTGAGGaggcagcaggaggagaaggACACCCAGATGAAGAGCATCATCTGCAG ACTGATGGCGGTGGAGGAGGAGCTACGGCGGGACCACGCAGAGATGCAGGCAGTGATCGAAGCCAAACAGAAGATCATCGACGCTCAG
- the rasal2 gene encoding ras GTPase-activating protein nGAP isoform X5: MMGNSCDREVSSERSPRRRSISGLGSSEKSVAVDNPNTSPFKVPGFFSKRLKGSIKRTRSQTKLDRNTSFRLPSIRPADADRSRVLPKLKESSSHESLLSPGSAVEALDLSMEEDVFIKPLHSSILGQEFCFEVTYSGGSKCFSCTSASERDKWMENLRRTIQPNKDNCRRAENLLRLWIIEAKDLPPKKKYFCELCLDDVLYARTTSKTRHDSLFWGEYFDFSSLPGVHSITVHIYRDVDKKKKKDKNNYVGLVNIPVASVTGRQFVEKWYPVSTPTTSKGKGGGPSIRIKSRFQTISILPMEQYKEFAEFVTNNYTMLCSVLEPVISVKNKEEMACALVHILQSTGRAKDFLTDLVMSEVDRCADHDVLIFRENTLATKAIEEYLKLVGQKYLHDALGEFIKALYESDENCEVDPSRCSTGDLAEHQSNLKMCCELAFCKIINSYCVFPRELKEVFASWKQQCVARGHQQDISKRLISASLFLRFLCPAIMSPSLFNLMQEYPDDRTSRTLTLIAKVIQNLANFTKFGNKEEYMAFMNDFLEHEWAGMMRFLSEISNPETLTNTPGFEGYIDLGRELSVLHALLWEVISQLDKGENSFLQATIAKLGPLPRILGDITRCLAAPTPVQQQLRRFQDHSSAHNISGSLSSGLQRIFEDPSDSRSEVRSLQTPVRGQRPLLPQQHPSNHTSFSDQEERDTLLPNGRSISLVDLQDAQSLHGHAGPPPHHEAPPRLSRVGSQASVGHAVAPVTYSHSNPLTPQPAPHQAKVPPRDGQPQSAPQVRRPLHASVSQQRSLQPLSFQNPVYHLSNPAHSTTTRSAHSLRQDSSSENLSTESSHNSHSNSDDFGSQVGGKGRAPSNSSLDEVGSRRSTQSEDCSTPRRHALQDLPPGTATAVAIPRQSTTAGTAHIIKVEQQSKGGGARTPRSAAHSASLRSSSSANTEPTPTPAAGIINRQPSTCSVENVAPPPKSTTKQMPQVASPVEAVAVAMSPVERTAAWVLNNGQYEEEGGERSREEGRNTEKYELEISRLKERLRVSGRRLEEYERRLLAQEQQMQKLLHEYKNRLEDSEERLRRQQEEKDTQMKSIICRLMAVEEELRRDHAEMQAVIEAKQKIIDAQEKRIGSLDAANSRLMAALTQVKERYSTPNLRNGLSPSNPTKLSITENGEFKNSSC; the protein is encoded by the exons AAGTTTCTTCGGAGAGATCTCCGAGGAGGAGGAGTATTTCCGGTTTGGGGAGCTCGGAGAAGAGCGTCGCAGTCGACAATCCAAACACGTCTCCGTTCAAAGTGCCG GGGTTTTTCAGTAAACGTCTTAAAGGCTCCATCAAAAGGACGAGGAGTCAGACCAAACTGGACAGAAACACCAGCTTCAGACTGCCCTCCATCCGGCCCGCCGATGCCGACAG ATCTCGCGTGCTTCCCAAGCTGAAGGAGTCGAGCTCCCATGAGTCTTTGCTGAGCCCGGGCAGCGCGGTGGAGGCTCTGGACCTGAGCATGGAGGAGGACGTGTTCATCAAGCCTCTGCACAGCAGCATCCTGGGACAGGAGTTCTGCTTCGAG GTGACGTACTCGGGCGGCAGCAAGTGTTTCAGCTGCACGTCGGCCTCAGAGAGAGACAAGTGGATGGAGAACCTGAGGAGGACGATTCAGCCCAACAAG GACAACTGCCGGCGTGCCGAGAACCTGCTGCGACTCTGGATCATCGAAGCCAAAGACCTGCCGCCTAAGAAGAAATATTTCTGCGAGCTGTGTCTGGACGACGTCCTGTACGCCCGGACCACCAGCAAGACCCGCCACGACAGCCTGTTCTGGGGCGAGTACTTTGACTTCTCCAGCCTACCCGGCGTGCACAGCatcaccgtgcacatctaccgCGACGtggacaagaagaagaaaaaggacaaGAACAACTACGTGGGCCTGGTCAACATCCCGGTGGCGAGCGTGACGGGCCGGCAGTTCGTGGAGAAGTGGTACCCGGTGAGCACGCCCACCACCAGCAAGGGCAAAGGCGGCGGGCCGTCGATCCGCATCAAGTCGcgcttccagaccatctccatCCTGCCCATGGAGCAGTACAAGGAGTTCGCCGAGTTCGTCACCAACAACTACACCATGCTGTGCTCGGTGCTCGAGCCCGTCATCAGCGTGAAGAACAAGGAGGAGATGGCGTGCGCGCTGGTCCACATCCTGCAGAGCACGGGCAGGGCAAAG gacTTCCTGACAGACCTGGTGATGTCAGAGGTGGATCGATGCGCCGACCACGACGTCCTGATCTTCAGGGAGAACACGCTGGCCACCAAGGCCATCGAGGAGTATCTGAAGCTGGTGGGACAGAAATACCTGCACGACGCGCTGG GCGAGTTCATTAAAGCTCTGTACGAGTCGGACGAGAACTGCGAGGTGGACCCGAGCCGATGCTCCACCGGAGACCTGGCCGAACATCAGAGCAACCTGAAGATGTGCTGCGAGCTGGCCTTCTGCAAGATTATCAACTCCTACTG CGTGTTTCCTCGTGAGCTGAAGGAAGTGTTCGCCTCGTGGAAGCAGCAGTGCGTCGCCCGCGGCCACCAGCAGGACATCAGCAAGCGCCTCATCAGCGCCTCGCTCTTCCTGCGCTTCCTCTGCCCCGCCATCATGTCGCCCTCGCTCTTCAACCTCATGCAGGAGTATCCCGACGACCGAACGTCCCGCACGCTCACGCTCATCGCCAAAGTCATCCAGAACCTCGCCAACTTCACCAA GTTTGGAAACAAGGAGGAGTACATGGCCTTCATGAACGACTTCCTGGAGCACGAATGGGCGGGGATGATGCGTTTCCTGTCGGAGATTTCCAACCCGGAGACGCTGACCAACACGCCGGGGTTCGAGGGCTACATCGACCTCGGCCGCGAGCTGTCCGTCCTGCACGCCCTCCTGTGGGAGGTCATCTCTCAGCTCGACAAG GGTGAAAATTCCTTCCTGCAGGCCACCATAGCGAAGCTGGGCCCGCTGCCGAGGATTCTGGGAGATATCACTCGCTGCCTGGCCGCTCCAACGCCCGTCCAGCAGCAGCTGCGACGCTTCCAGGACcacagctccgcccacaacatcAGCGGCAGCCTGTCGTCGGGATTGCAACGAATCTTTGAGGACCCCAGTGACAG CCGCAGCGAGGTTCGCAGTCTGCAGACACCAGTTCGGGGTCAGCGCCCCCTGTTGCCTCAGCAGCATCCCTCCAACCACACCAGCTTCTCCGACCAGGAGGAGCGCGACACGCTGCTGCCCAACGGTCGCAGCATCTCTCTGGTTGACCTGCAGGACGCTCAGAGCCTCCACGGCCACGCGGGGCCCCCGCCACACCACGAGGCCCCGCCCCGTCTCAGCAGGGTTGGCTCGCAGGCCTCCGTCGGACATGCCGTTGCCCCGGTTACCTACTCCCACTCCAACCCTCTCACACCTCAGCCGGCACCACACCAGGCCAAAGTCCCGCCCAGAGATGGACAGCCACAGAGCGCTCCGCAGGTGAGGCGGCCGCTGCACGCCTCCGTCAGTCAGCAGCGCAGCCTGCAGCCGCTCTCGTTCCAGAACCCCGTCTACCACCTAAGTAACCCCGCCCACAGCACGACAACACGCTCCGCCCACTCGCTGCGGCAGGACTCCAGCTCCGAGAACCTGAGCACCGAGAGCTCCCACAACAGCCACAGCAACTCTGACGACTTCGGCAGCCAGGTGGGGGGCAAAGGTCGCGCGCCGTCCAACAGCAGCCTGGACGAGGTGGGCAGCAGGCGGAGCACGCAGAGCGAGGACTGCTCTACGCCACGCCGCCATGCCCTGCAAGACCTCCCACCCGGCACCGCCACAGCGGTCGCCATCCCTCGTCAGAGCACAACAGCAGGCACCGCCCACATCATAAAGGTGGAGCAGCAGAGCAAAGGGGGCGGGGCAAGGACGCCACGGTCCGCTGCACACAGCGCCTCActgcgcagcagcagcagcgccaACACCGAGCCAACGCCCACCCCTGCCGCTGGCATCATCAACCGCCAACCGTCCACCTGCTCTGTGGAGAACGTGGCTCCGCCCCCAAAGAGCACCACCAAGCAGATGCCACAG GTGGCGTCTCCAGTGGAGGCGGTGGCGGTGGCGATGTCTCCCGTGGAGAGGACGGCGGCATGGGTCCTAAACAACGGCCAGtacgaggaggagggaggggagaggagcAGGGAGGAGGGCAGGAACACAGAGAAG tACGAGCTGGAGATCTCTCGGCTGAAGGAGCGCCTGCGCGTGTCCGGGCGGCGCCTCGAGGAGTACGAGCGGCGGCTGCTCGCTCAGGAGCAGCAGATGCAGAAGCTGCTGCACGAGTACAAAAACCGGCTGGAGGACAGCGAGGAGCGACTGAGGaggcagcaggaggagaaggACACCCAGATGAAGAGCATCATCTGCAG ACTGATGGCGGTGGAGGAGGAGCTACGGCGGGACCACGCAGAGATGCAGGCAGTGATCGAAGCCAAACAGAAGATCATCGACGCTCAG